One Geomonas agri genomic region harbors:
- a CDS encoding OB-fold nucleic acid binding domain-containing protein: protein MKHYVNRLFFSLILSMSVAGTCAAAVQEAEQAKPDGRPGMGNDVATGIGGKIVETMTSGDYTYVNLEKDGKNGWAAFPAMPLAVGQEISAVNCTPMMNFQSKALNRTFDKIMFCNRILTPAEAELLNKKSMGSNVAVPISTEKIVIDQSKGENMYTVAQCYEQSVDLDKKLVTVKAKVMKVSSGIMGKNWIHLQDGTGEAFSKTNDLVVTSKELPKAGDVIIISGTLFRNKDFGSGYKYKVILEEATIKK, encoded by the coding sequence ATGAAGCACTATGTAAACAGGTTATTTTTTTCTCTTATTCTCTCTATGTCGGTTGCAGGAACCTGCGCAGCTGCAGTGCAGGAAGCAGAGCAGGCAAAACCTGATGGGAGGCCGGGGATGGGTAACGATGTGGCTACCGGCATCGGCGGTAAGATCGTCGAAACGATGACAAGCGGTGACTATACATATGTTAACCTGGAAAAAGACGGGAAGAATGGCTGGGCGGCGTTCCCTGCAATGCCTTTGGCTGTGGGACAAGAGATTAGCGCCGTCAATTGCACACCGATGATGAATTTTCAGTCCAAAGCCCTCAACCGCACCTTCGATAAGATCATGTTCTGCAACAGAATATTGACGCCCGCCGAGGCGGAATTGCTCAATAAGAAGTCAATGGGCAGCAATGTGGCTGTGCCAATCTCTACAGAAAAGATCGTGATCGATCAGTCAAAGGGTGAGAACATGTATACCGTAGCCCAATGCTATGAACAGAGCGTTGATCTGGACAAGAAACTGGTCACAGTAAAGGCGAAGGTAATGAAGGTTTCTAGTGGGATAATGGGCAAAAACTGGATACATCTGCAGGATGGAACGGGTGAAGCGTTCAGCAAGACCAACGACTTGGTGGTCACCTCTAAGGAACTCCCTAAGGCAGGTGATGTAATTATCATTTCCGGCACACTCTTCAGGAATAAAGATTTCGGATCGGGTTATAAGTACAAAGTGATATTAGAAGAAGCGACAATCAAGAAATAA
- a CDS encoding tetratricopeptide repeat protein, with the protein MPNSSSSNDKLFFYFSLALLSALSLALFWPALGHDFLINWDDRQYILENDAIRGLTAEHLKAAFTTFSLGNYAPLHLVSYMIDYEIWGMRPFGFILTNIVLHTLNGLLLYAFLRRLAGERIWIFFASLIFLLHPVQVETVVWAAERKTVLAMSFFLASLSCYREYREGSGGSTRGWYLLSLISFLAALLTKSVVVVMPLVILLFDLCYGGGRCLKKSIVAVVPFMALAAWTVFIALISHSETHGGITTYHGGSPFATFLTMIPVLLSYLRLVFWPTDLSAFYDVPIKSGIDAAVALAAGACAMLIWLGWWLYRQKREHFFWYALFFVGLIPVSQIVPIVTLMNDRYLYFPMLGAAAYLSGTVLPSVTWKEWVGSGRSMLRVLLMAGLIVACAVVSSLRIGVWQDSFTLWGDAVKKAPAVALTHDGFGEGLLQRGLVDEAINQFRTALRLYPPAIKLREGSGPRNDVANTHNNLGAAYGTKGLTDSAIEQFRMAIKLNPQLAKAWFNLGNAQANTGRMNEALLSFETAVRLDPRNKAYQANLKLTRDINSFSEITKQPDQGN; encoded by the coding sequence ATGCCTAACAGTAGCAGTTCAAACGATAAGCTGTTTTTTTACTTTTCATTGGCTCTACTGTCAGCCCTATCGCTGGCACTCTTCTGGCCGGCGCTGGGTCATGATTTCCTGATAAATTGGGATGACCGGCAGTATATTCTGGAAAACGACGCCATCAGGGGGCTGACAGCTGAACACCTGAAAGCGGCGTTCACAACCTTTTCCCTCGGCAACTACGCTCCACTCCACCTCGTTTCCTATATGATCGACTACGAAATTTGGGGGATGCGGCCTTTCGGATTCATTCTCACCAACATAGTGCTGCACACGCTCAACGGCTTGCTGCTGTATGCGTTCCTCCGACGGTTAGCAGGGGAGAGAATATGGATATTCTTTGCTAGCCTGATCTTCCTGCTGCACCCGGTGCAGGTCGAAACGGTCGTCTGGGCCGCGGAGAGGAAGACCGTGCTGGCGATGTCCTTCTTTCTGGCCAGCCTGAGCTGCTACCGTGAGTACCGAGAGGGTAGCGGAGGCTCCACACGGGGCTGGTACCTGCTATCATTGATCTCTTTCCTTGCGGCGCTGTTGACGAAATCAGTGGTTGTGGTCATGCCGCTGGTCATCCTTCTTTTCGACCTGTGCTACGGCGGCGGGCGATGTCTCAAAAAAAGCATTGTCGCCGTGGTTCCGTTCATGGCCCTTGCCGCTTGGACCGTTTTCATAGCCCTGATCAGCCACTCGGAAACACATGGCGGTATAACCACGTATCACGGCGGCAGCCCCTTTGCCACATTTTTGACGATGATCCCAGTACTGCTCAGTTACCTGCGTCTTGTCTTTTGGCCTACTGATCTAAGTGCCTTCTATGATGTGCCGATCAAGAGCGGTATTGATGCAGCAGTAGCGTTGGCTGCTGGGGCGTGCGCTATGTTGATCTGGCTTGGATGGTGGCTCTACCGGCAGAAAAGGGAACACTTCTTCTGGTATGCGCTCTTCTTCGTAGGCCTGATCCCGGTAAGCCAGATCGTTCCCATCGTAACCTTGATGAACGACCGCTATCTTTACTTTCCGATGCTGGGCGCTGCGGCATATTTGAGTGGCACGGTGCTGCCCAGCGTCACCTGGAAGGAATGGGTAGGCTCCGGAAGGTCCATGCTGCGCGTGCTCTTAATGGCCGGGTTGATCGTCGCATGCGCCGTTGTCAGCTCCCTCAGAATTGGTGTCTGGCAGGACAGTTTCACGCTTTGGGGCGATGCGGTGAAAAAGGCTCCGGCTGTGGCCCTGACCCACGATGGTTTCGGAGAAGGGCTACTACAGAGGGGACTGGTAGACGAGGCCATTAACCAGTTCAGAACTGCATTGAGACTGTACCCTCCTGCTATAAAACTCCGGGAGGGTTCCGGGCCGCGAAATGACGTCGCCAACACGCACAACAATCTGGGTGCAGCCTATGGCACCAAAGGCTTGACGGACAGTGCCATTGAGCAGTTTCGCATGGCGATAAAGCTGAATCCTCAACTCGCTAAAGCCTGGTTCAACTTGGGTAACGCTCAGGCAAACACTGGGCGGATGAATGAAGCGCTACTGAGTTTTGAAACCGCGGTACGCCTCGATCCTCGAAATAAGGCATACCAAGCGAACCTGAAGCTGACACGTGATATTAACTCTTTCAGTGAAATCACGAAGCAGCCAGACCAGGGAAATTGA
- a CDS encoding YfhO family protein: protein MSRRNFLIWITAVAVGAVTPALVVLATGHTLVWRDSSKLFQPIRPLVVDALRNLQLPLWNPYEVLGIPLFAQLMHGVLHPVSVIGAFLFPQAGLDVFITIYIMLAAIGGALLARLLGVSYGAAALAGLGFGLSGYVLGLSSNTQYLCAAATAPWCIAAIRGAGDERRFGVVIAAAATAAMHLAGDPQWTIVALLLGTALALEGGAGRGFRRALTGIAVGTALSGLQLVPTLLFLRETTRGVDLDLFDRLQWALPPWRILEFIAPGFFGSPGQGVTKWPVFMWLGGLARPGLEMPFLPSVHMGACMLLLALAGVAHSRITRILGVSTLIALWLALGTSLGAEQLTHLMPVWGKFRYAEKMVGPLTLCLSLLAAFGAERIAQRPSKLCLLFAAGVGFACLGLALLLPNWQGLETLLTGTAANGAAPQAIRNLARGLVHAGVPLLALACLIAAAGHWAATRSLFPAAAAGLVFAQGLFSAHYALHAGTRSVLDPLPLQKVAISGEPTRIVTPFEENYNYQMGIDEFDAQTGGQSHMGAPSYNVASHIDQINTYTGLRPRRFDLLIATLNRQFGIQALTALRRYALTHVIIKNPHSDNEAEVARAASTGGNKVLENPDWDFAGWQVPHRPWAMFAEQVTLVPGEKEALEALTGILERGGASVVLEGASPAGALGAGSVLASTRLSNHLRIEAVSKEDGILVVNDSYWPGWRAKIDGRDVPIWRADYAVRAVPWPAGKHVLEMNYEPREVRIGLLISVAGGIALISLAVVEWRRLRVTAP from the coding sequence ATGTCAAGGCGCAATTTTCTCATCTGGATTACCGCAGTGGCGGTAGGGGCGGTTACCCCTGCGTTGGTGGTGCTTGCAACAGGTCACACCCTCGTCTGGCGCGACTCCTCGAAACTGTTCCAGCCGATCCGGCCGCTCGTCGTAGATGCACTACGAAATCTTCAACTGCCGCTCTGGAACCCGTATGAAGTACTCGGCATTCCTCTCTTCGCGCAGCTGATGCACGGTGTTCTCCATCCTGTATCCGTGATCGGTGCATTCCTGTTCCCCCAGGCTGGTTTGGATGTTTTTATAACCATTTACATCATGCTGGCCGCCATCGGTGGCGCGCTCCTGGCCCGCCTGCTCGGTGTTTCATACGGAGCAGCCGCGCTGGCCGGCCTCGGCTTCGGCCTTTCTGGGTATGTGCTTGGATTGAGCTCAAATACCCAGTACCTGTGCGCCGCAGCCACGGCCCCGTGGTGCATTGCGGCAATCAGGGGGGCTGGCGACGAGCGCCGCTTTGGTGTTGTCATCGCTGCCGCAGCAACGGCAGCGATGCATCTCGCGGGAGACCCCCAATGGACAATCGTTGCGCTGTTGCTCGGCACGGCGCTGGCTTTGGAGGGGGGGGCGGGGCGCGGTTTCAGGAGAGCCCTGACAGGCATAGCCGTCGGAACCGCGCTGTCCGGCCTGCAACTGGTCCCGACGCTGCTGTTTTTACGCGAAACCACCCGCGGGGTTGATCTGGACTTATTCGACCGGCTGCAGTGGGCTCTTCCGCCATGGCGCATTCTTGAGTTTATCGCGCCGGGTTTTTTCGGCAGTCCCGGCCAAGGGGTGACCAAATGGCCTGTATTCATGTGGCTTGGCGGGCTTGCCAGGCCGGGGCTGGAGATGCCTTTCTTGCCCAGCGTACATATGGGGGCATGCATGCTTCTGCTGGCGCTCGCAGGGGTAGCGCATTCACGCATAACTAGGATACTCGGTGTTTCAACCCTGATAGCACTCTGGTTGGCGCTTGGCACCAGCCTCGGGGCAGAACAGCTCACACATCTCATGCCGGTATGGGGCAAGTTTCGATACGCTGAAAAAATGGTCGGTCCCCTAACCCTCTGTCTCTCACTGCTGGCCGCTTTCGGCGCCGAGCGGATCGCACAGCGCCCTTCAAAACTATGTTTGCTGTTTGCTGCAGGCGTCGGCTTTGCATGTCTAGGGCTGGCGCTGCTGCTGCCCAACTGGCAGGGACTCGAAACATTATTGACGGGAACCGCTGCCAATGGCGCTGCACCGCAGGCGATCCGTAATCTTGCGAGAGGACTGGTTCACGCAGGCGTGCCGCTCCTTGCGCTTGCTTGCCTGATCGCCGCTGCTGGGCACTGGGCTGCAACGCGCTCTCTCTTCCCCGCGGCTGCCGCAGGGCTGGTCTTCGCACAGGGGCTTTTCAGCGCGCACTATGCATTGCACGCAGGAACTCGCTCCGTCCTTGACCCGTTGCCCTTGCAGAAAGTCGCAATCAGCGGCGAGCCGACCAGAATTGTGACACCATTTGAAGAAAACTACAATTATCAGATGGGGATAGACGAATTCGACGCCCAGACAGGCGGCCAATCCCACATGGGAGCACCGTCATACAATGTTGCATCGCACATTGACCAAATCAATACCTATACCGGGCTGCGCCCCCGGCGCTTTGATCTGTTGATAGCGACTCTTAATCGCCAGTTTGGCATCCAGGCCTTAACCGCCTTGAGGCGCTATGCACTGACCCATGTGATCATCAAGAACCCGCACTCTGACAATGAAGCCGAGGTGGCAAGGGCTGCGAGCACAGGTGGCAACAAAGTGCTGGAAAATCCCGACTGGGACTTTGCAGGATGGCAAGTCCCTCACCGTCCGTGGGCAATGTTTGCGGAGCAGGTCACACTCGTGCCAGGAGAAAAAGAAGCGCTGGAGGCGTTGACCGGCATTCTCGAACGGGGGGGGGCATCGGTAGTTCTCGAAGGTGCATCACCGGCAGGAGCTCTTGGGGCAGGCTCGGTTCTCGCCAGTACTCGCCTGTCCAACCATCTGCGGATCGAGGCAGTCTCAAAAGAAGATGGTATTCTGGTCGTCAATGACTCGTATTGGCCTGGCTGGCGTGCAAAAATAGACGGCAGGGATGTGCCGATATGGCGGGCTGATTATGCGGTCAGAGCTGTGCCTTGGCCCGCTGGGAAACACGTACTAGAAATGAACTATGAGCCGCGAGAGGTGCGTATTGGCCTGCTTATCAGCGTGGCAGGAGGAATTGCCCTGATTTCATTAGCGGTCGTGGAATGGCGACGATTACGGGTGACAGCACCGTAA
- a CDS encoding tetratricopeptide repeat protein: MIMSPKYYTAVGATTCIAVVLIVVRLAIPEPACADSVDDQALGILSKMSGMAEIVRRATVDKDPIAMTSLGKIYREGRGVPRNDRTAAYWLSKAADLDDPDACYELGLLYLEGKGAEKNEKAAAQWFIRSAVQGHAMGQYRLALLYEEGNGIALNPARAATWYREAADKGITPACYRLGLLYERGSGVLKDETAAVGWFRKAAEKGNAEAQYHLSVMLQEGRGGEKDMVQSVEWLNKAVELGLAEAQLRLGKMLLDGRDLNKDEARATELISMAARQGLVEALYAKALMLEEGRLLNKDHAQAADLIKMAADKGLAIAQYHLAGMFQEGHVLEKSESLAAVWYRKAAEQGQSDAQYQLGLLLEEGRGMDRNPTEAARWYQKSAEQGRADSQYHLGVMLELGQGVVKDEAAAVEWYQKAAEQGNVLASYRLGLMFLEGIGVKRNEANAAVWLKKAADNGIVDASYRLGMLYHSGMGGQRNSAQAVILLTQAAQAGHTKAEAMLGYLTENGLCGKREFDIAAKWYQRAAEKGDSDAQFNLGNLYARGDGVGQSYSTAFTWYTKAAEQENSMASYNLGTLYEYGLGVQIDHQKALEWFNRSAQQGNLSAKQMLQTLSQDKPTP; this comes from the coding sequence ATGATCATGTCCCCAAAATACTACACAGCCGTTGGTGCCACGACATGTATTGCAGTTGTATTGATCGTCGTCAGGCTAGCAATTCCGGAACCTGCATGTGCCGACAGTGTTGATGATCAGGCACTAGGCATACTGTCGAAAATGTCGGGAATGGCCGAAATCGTTCGACGGGCAACCGTTGATAAAGATCCGATCGCCATGACATCACTTGGCAAAATTTACCGTGAAGGGCGAGGGGTGCCGCGTAACGATCGTACAGCTGCTTATTGGCTCAGTAAGGCGGCAGATCTGGATGACCCTGATGCATGTTATGAACTGGGACTGTTGTATCTGGAGGGTAAAGGTGCTGAAAAAAATGAAAAGGCTGCAGCTCAGTGGTTTATTAGGTCAGCAGTGCAGGGGCACGCTATGGGACAGTATCGATTGGCGCTGCTCTATGAGGAAGGGAACGGTATTGCGCTAAACCCGGCAAGAGCTGCTACGTGGTACAGGGAAGCGGCCGATAAGGGGATTACCCCGGCGTGCTACCGTCTCGGGCTGTTGTACGAACGGGGAAGTGGTGTGCTGAAAGATGAAACTGCCGCAGTCGGTTGGTTCCGGAAAGCTGCCGAAAAGGGTAACGCTGAGGCCCAATACCATTTGTCTGTGATGCTGCAGGAGGGGCGCGGCGGTGAGAAAGATATGGTGCAGTCTGTCGAGTGGCTGAATAAAGCCGTCGAGCTGGGGCTTGCCGAGGCTCAATTACGTCTGGGGAAGATGCTGCTGGACGGGCGGGATCTGAACAAAGATGAGGCCCGTGCAACAGAATTGATTTCAATGGCTGCCAGACAAGGCTTGGTTGAAGCTCTCTACGCCAAGGCGTTGATGCTCGAGGAAGGTCGTCTCCTGAATAAAGATCATGCTCAGGCCGCTGACTTGATCAAAATGGCCGCAGACAAGGGATTAGCGATAGCGCAATACCATTTGGCAGGGATGTTTCAGGAAGGTCATGTGCTTGAGAAAAGCGAATCTTTGGCTGCAGTATGGTACCGCAAGGCCGCGGAACAGGGGCAAAGTGATGCCCAGTACCAATTGGGTTTACTTCTTGAGGAAGGTCGTGGCATGGACAGAAACCCAACCGAAGCGGCACGTTGGTATCAAAAATCTGCGGAGCAGGGTAGGGCAGATTCCCAGTATCACCTAGGGGTTATGCTTGAGCTAGGACAGGGTGTTGTGAAGGATGAGGCCGCAGCAGTAGAGTGGTATCAGAAGGCCGCGGAACAAGGTAATGTTCTCGCCTCGTATCGTCTCGGCTTGATGTTCCTTGAGGGAATTGGTGTAAAAAGGAACGAAGCAAATGCGGCAGTATGGTTGAAAAAGGCTGCCGATAACGGCATTGTCGACGCCAGCTACCGTCTTGGCATGCTCTATCACTCCGGTATGGGAGGGCAGCGCAATTCGGCTCAGGCTGTTATCCTGCTGACTCAGGCGGCACAGGCGGGTCACACTAAGGCGGAAGCTATGCTAGGATACCTCACTGAAAATGGATTGTGTGGCAAGCGAGAGTTTGACATTGCTGCCAAGTGGTACCAAAGAGCCGCCGAAAAGGGCGATAGTGATGCACAGTTCAATCTCGGCAATTTATATGCCCGGGGTGACGGTGTCGGGCAATCCTATTCCACAGCGTTCACGTGGTACACTAAGGCAGCTGAACAGGAGAATTCCATGGCGTCGTACAATTTAGGAACTCTGTATGAATATGGTCTGGGTGTTCAGATTGACCACCAGAAGGCACTAGAATGGTTCAATCGTTCGGCGCAGCAGGGGAACCTTTCGGCAAAACAAATGCTTCAGACACTGTCACAAGACAAACCCACGCCTTGA